A stretch of the Marivirga tractuosa DSM 4126 genome encodes the following:
- a CDS encoding PAS domain-containing protein codes for MKDKIYTYFDVLNQHSIISATNLKGEIKYVNDQFCEISKYNKNELIGSPHSIVNSGFHNRDYFKDLWRTIGRGKVWQGNILNEAKDGSNYWVATTIVPITEHGKVKEYFSVRIEKTEQMRLEEERNLHERRFTQLFNHISEGVVVMKQEENKFIISDYNRGAEKLDGKKKAEVLGKEVSQIFPGTESGGFSDYIKEAFQKGYAKFPILHYQDDQIDSWRKGEFYKLSNNEVVCVYHDITDEINQLEQLKKYNEKLEEIAFKASHEVRAPVASILGLMQLIDFNNLSENNKTALQHMASAVEKLDYTIRDMVQVSYDTEEGKELFAKLSDLKEHFHNA; via the coding sequence ATGAAAGATAAAATATACACCTATTTTGATGTGCTCAATCAGCACAGTATTATTTCTGCTACCAATCTTAAAGGGGAAATAAAATATGTAAACGACCAATTTTGCGAAATTTCAAAATATAATAAAAACGAGTTGATTGGGTCGCCTCATAGCATTGTAAACTCAGGATTCCATAATAGAGACTATTTTAAAGATTTATGGAGAACTATAGGTAGAGGGAAGGTTTGGCAAGGAAATATTTTGAATGAAGCAAAAGATGGTTCAAATTATTGGGTAGCGACAACTATTGTCCCGATTACTGAACATGGTAAAGTGAAAGAATATTTTTCCGTTCGGATTGAAAAAACCGAGCAAATGAGATTGGAAGAAGAAAGGAATTTGCACGAAAGAAGATTTACTCAATTGTTTAATCATATCAGTGAAGGAGTCGTTGTGATGAAACAGGAGGAGAATAAATTTATCATTTCTGATTATAATCGTGGCGCAGAAAAATTAGATGGCAAAAAGAAAGCTGAAGTATTAGGAAAAGAGGTTTCTCAAATATTTCCTGGCACAGAATCTGGTGGATTTTCTGATTATATTAAAGAAGCATTTCAAAAGGGGTATGCAAAATTTCCTATTTTACATTATCAAGATGATCAAATTGACTCTTGGCGTAAAGGAGAATTTTATAAACTATCCAATAATGAGGTAGTATGTGTCTATCATGACATTACAGATGAAATCAACCAACTGGAGCAATTAAAAAAATATAATGAAAAGCTTGAAGAGATTGCTTTTAAGGCATCGCATGAAGTGCGAGCACCTGTTGCCAGTATTTTGGGACTCATGCAGCTAATCGATTTTAATAATTTATCAGAAAACAATAAAACTGCATTACAACATATGGCAAGTGCTGTTGAAAAACTGGACTATACCATTCGTGATATGGTGCAAGTCAGCTACGATACGGAAGAAGGAAAAGAATTATTTGCTAAGTTATCGGATTTGAAAGAACACTTTCATAACGCTTAA
- a CDS encoding M14 family metallopeptidase, whose product MKRTLLFILCFLSSFFSNAQELITAYEKSNGTETATYQEGIKFYKKLAQQFPQIDIREMGKTDSGEPLHLVVFNKEEKFRFSELQNSEKPILFINNGIHPGESDGIDASMMMLRNWAQNISQHQFLDNVIVAVIPFYNIGGALNRNSTTRTNQNGPEEYGFRGNAQNYDLNRDFIKMDSKNAFAFAEIFHQLDPDVFIDTHVTNGSDHQHVVTVLTTQHNKLGGNLGEYLEEEFEPMIFEEMEAKGRNPIEYVNVHGTTPENGWTQFWDAPRYSTGYTTLFQTFGFMTEDHMWKDYKTRVENIFDFLNIAAELTAQEGSKIQKLKAEDRQQLLKADSLPVMWKNNKDEFKMVTLEGYSTSKPESELTGNSLLKYDRNDTFEKDVPFYNYYQVEKSVRVPNYYVIPQAWFEVINRLKANGVKMEALKKDTIISVEVYHIEDFKTVSNPYEGHYLHYNTKLKKLTQKIAFRKGDYLIDTQQKAKRYIVETLEPEAQDSFFNWNFFDSILQQKENFSAYVFEPKAIDILANLPSQEQEEFYEKQEEDSVFAANNYAQLDWIFKRSKHYEKAHKRYPVYRLNGK is encoded by the coding sequence ATGAAGCGTACTCTATTATTCATTTTATGTTTTTTAAGTTCATTTTTTTCAAATGCTCAAGAGTTAATAACAGCATATGAAAAATCCAACGGAACTGAGACAGCCACTTACCAAGAAGGAATTAAGTTTTATAAAAAGTTAGCTCAGCAATTCCCTCAAATTGACATAAGGGAAATGGGTAAAACGGATAGCGGAGAACCTTTGCACCTGGTAGTTTTTAATAAAGAAGAAAAATTTCGCTTTAGTGAATTGCAAAATTCTGAAAAGCCAATATTATTTATCAATAATGGCATTCACCCGGGTGAATCAGATGGAATAGATGCCTCTATGATGATGCTCAGAAATTGGGCACAAAACATTTCCCAGCATCAGTTTTTAGATAATGTGATTGTAGCGGTTATCCCGTTTTATAATATTGGAGGAGCGCTGAACCGCAATAGTACTACCAGAACTAATCAAAATGGACCAGAAGAATACGGCTTCAGAGGCAATGCTCAAAACTATGATTTGAATAGAGATTTCATCAAAATGGATTCCAAAAATGCATTTGCCTTTGCTGAAATTTTCCATCAACTCGATCCGGATGTGTTTATCGATACGCACGTGACCAATGGTTCCGATCATCAGCATGTAGTGACGGTTTTAACCACTCAACATAATAAATTAGGCGGAAATCTAGGAGAGTATCTAGAAGAGGAGTTTGAGCCCATGATTTTTGAAGAAATGGAAGCAAAAGGTAGAAACCCAATTGAATATGTGAATGTACATGGAACGACTCCCGAAAATGGTTGGACGCAATTTTGGGATGCTCCTCGATATTCCACTGGATACACTACTTTGTTTCAAACTTTTGGTTTTATGACCGAAGACCACATGTGGAAAGATTATAAAACTAGAGTAGAGAATATTTTCGATTTTTTAAACATTGCAGCTGAATTGACGGCTCAAGAAGGTTCTAAGATTCAAAAATTAAAAGCAGAAGACAGACAACAGCTTCTGAAGGCTGATTCATTGCCCGTCATGTGGAAAAACAATAAGGACGAGTTTAAGATGGTTACTTTAGAAGGATATTCAACGAGTAAACCTGAAAGTGAACTAACCGGAAATTCATTACTGAAATATGACCGAAATGATACTTTTGAAAAAGATGTTCCATTTTATAACTATTACCAAGTAGAAAAATCAGTTCGAGTGCCGAATTATTATGTTATTCCGCAGGCTTGGTTTGAGGTTATCAACAGACTGAAAGCGAACGGTGTGAAAATGGAAGCTCTGAAAAAGGATACTATTATTTCAGTTGAAGTATATCATATTGAAGATTTTAAGACAGTGTCCAATCCATATGAAGGCCATTATTTACATTATAATACTAAGTTGAAAAAATTAACTCAGAAAATAGCATTCCGTAAAGGCGATTATTTGATAGATACCCAACAGAAAGCTAAAAGGTATATAGTTGAAACATTGGAGCCAGAAGCTCAGGATTCATTTTTTAACTGGAATTTCTTCGACAGTATTTTACAGCAAAAAGAAAATTTCTCAGCTTATGTATTTGAGCCAAAAGCTATTGATATTTTAGCAAATCTGCCCTCACAAGAGCAAGAAGAATTCTATGAAAAGCAAGAGGAGGATTCAGTTTTTGCTGCTAACAATTACGCTCAATTGGACTGGATCTTTAAAAGATCGAAGCATTACGAAAAAGCACATAAGCGTTACCCTGTTTACAGGCTTAATGGAAAATGA
- a CDS encoding response regulator, whose translation MRNLKNLLVDDDEISLMLSEMMFEKDSFFEEPKKFLDGTYALEYLKQDYSDDKTYAIILDINMPLMNGWEFLESIEPFVSAQNTYVFMLSSSSDQSDIEKSNTIDLVKGYFTKPLQTEHLNKIQELINK comes from the coding sequence ATGCGTAATTTGAAGAACCTTTTAGTAGATGATGACGAAATCTCCTTAATGTTATCCGAAATGATGTTCGAAAAAGATTCCTTTTTTGAAGAACCCAAAAAATTTTTGGACGGAACTTATGCACTGGAATATTTAAAACAGGATTATTCTGATGATAAAACCTATGCTATTATTCTAGACATTAACATGCCTCTAATGAATGGTTGGGAGTTTCTGGAAAGTATTGAACCCTTTGTATCTGCGCAAAACACATACGTATTTATGTTAAGTTCCTCTTCAGATCAATCAGACATAGAAAAATCAAATACAATTGACTTAGTTAAAGGCTACTTTACTAAACCCTTGCAAACAGAGCATTTAAACAAAATTCAGGAACTGATAAACAAATAG
- a CDS encoding nuclear transport factor 2 family protein has protein sequence MISNKEKATHFLNLIGEAKIEQAFELYVSEGFKHHNPYFKSDALSLQKAMKEDAKANPKKELKILRSLEDGDLVAIHSHVKQNPKDKGFVLVHFFKFNEDKILELWDLGQEFPDQMINELGML, from the coding sequence ATGATTTCAAATAAAGAAAAAGCAACTCATTTTTTAAATCTAATTGGCGAAGCTAAAATTGAGCAGGCTTTTGAATTATATGTATCAGAAGGTTTTAAACATCATAACCCTTATTTTAAATCAGATGCATTGTCCTTGCAAAAAGCAATGAAGGAAGATGCTAAAGCCAACCCAAAAAAGGAATTGAAAATTTTGAGGTCTTTAGAAGATGGGGATTTAGTGGCAATTCATTCTCATGTAAAACAGAATCCGAAAGACAAAGGCTTTGTTTTGGTTCATTTTTTTAAATTCAATGAAGATAAGATCCTGGAACTTTGGGATTTAGGACAGGAGTTCCCCGACCAAATGATTAATGAACTAGGCATGCTGTAA
- a CDS encoding S8 family serine peptidase: MFSLQRLTKSVLSLLVAAVFFTACTQQDEMKINDPAELIEISDVKNGQIIPGQYIVTYSETTTNQSMRGLASPAARKEAMISTTNDLLAERNISKENVLAVFSETVKGFALKLNDAELKELRSDKRVAQIEPDRIVTLAPPCGTPNGGPCDDPGDGGGGDGSSSQVTPYGINRVNGGVSYTGSSVAWIIDTGIDLDHEDLNVDASRGFNAFTSGRDGKSTDDGNGHGTHVAGTVAALDNSVGVIGVAAGATVIPVKVLDSRGSGSYSGVIAGVDHVAANGNPGDVANLSLGGPTSDALDAAVLAAAQNGIKMVLAAGNESADANNSSPARVNGNNVYTISAMDSNDNFASFSNYANPPVDYCQPGVGINSTWKGGGYNTISGTSMAAPHAAGVLLLGGNSTSGTVNGDPDGTADPILVY, from the coding sequence ATGTTTTCACTACAAAGACTAACAAAAAGTGTTTTATCCTTACTAGTTGCGGCTGTATTTTTTACGGCTTGTACTCAGCAGGATGAAATGAAAATCAATGACCCCGCAGAGCTTATTGAAATAAGTGATGTGAAAAATGGCCAAATTATACCAGGCCAGTACATTGTAACTTACAGTGAAACAACTACCAACCAATCTATGCGTGGATTAGCTTCTCCCGCAGCTAGAAAAGAGGCTATGATTAGTACTACCAATGATTTATTGGCTGAAAGAAACATTTCAAAAGAAAATGTTTTAGCTGTTTTTTCTGAAACAGTTAAAGGTTTTGCATTAAAATTAAATGATGCAGAATTGAAAGAATTACGTTCTGATAAAAGAGTTGCGCAAATTGAGCCAGACAGAATTGTAACATTGGCGCCACCATGTGGAACCCCTAATGGTGGTCCGTGTGATGATCCAGGTGATGGTGGTGGAGGAGATGGAAGCTCTTCTCAAGTAACTCCTTACGGAATTAATAGAGTAAATGGAGGTGTATCATATACTGGTTCATCAGTAGCTTGGATTATTGATACAGGAATTGACTTAGATCATGAAGATTTAAATGTTGATGCTTCAAGAGGTTTCAATGCCTTCACTTCTGGAAGAGATGGCAAAAGCACAGATGATGGAAACGGTCATGGTACTCATGTTGCTGGAACTGTTGCAGCTTTAGATAATAGCGTTGGTGTTATTGGTGTTGCTGCTGGAGCAACTGTTATCCCTGTAAAAGTTTTGGATTCAAGAGGAAGTGGTTCATATTCTGGAGTTATCGCTGGCGTTGACCACGTAGCTGCCAACGGAAATCCTGGAGATGTTGCAAACCTAAGTTTAGGTGGGCCGACTTCTGATGCCTTGGATGCTGCAGTATTAGCTGCTGCTCAAAATGGAATAAAAATGGTATTAGCTGCTGGAAACGAAAGCGCTGATGCTAATAACTCTTCTCCTGCTAGAGTAAATGGAAATAATGTTTACACTATTTCTGCAATGGATAGCAATGACAACTTTGCTTCTTTCTCTAACTATGCTAACCCTCCAGTAGATTATTGCCAGCCAGGTGTTGGAATCAATTCTACTTGGAAAGGTGGAGGTTATAACACTATCAGTGGTACTTCTATGGCTGCTCCTCATGCAGCAGGTGTATTATTGCTAGGAGGAAACTCAACAAGCGGTACTGTTAATGGTGATCCTGATGGAACTGCCGATCCAATCTTAGTTTACTAA
- a CDS encoding response regulator: MMKPKRIHILLVEDNEGDIVLTQEALEENKFINTVDVARNGREALDYLMKNEGYEDAIQPDLILLDINLPIMSGHEVLSEIKNNEELKQIPVIMLTTSSAATDINKAYNNHANCFISKPVEINEFMEAISGIEQFWFSIVSLPRVKK; the protein is encoded by the coding sequence ATGATGAAACCAAAACGCATCCACATCCTTTTAGTTGAAGATAATGAAGGGGATATTGTATTAACGCAAGAGGCCTTGGAGGAAAATAAATTTATTAATACCGTTGATGTCGCTAGAAACGGTAGAGAAGCATTAGATTATCTCATGAAGAACGAGGGATACGAAGATGCAATTCAGCCAGACTTAATTTTATTGGATATAAATCTACCCATTATGAGTGGCCATGAAGTATTATCTGAAATCAAAAATAATGAAGAACTAAAGCAAATACCTGTTATTATGCTCACTACTTCCTCTGCAGCTACAGATATCAACAAAGCTTATAATAATCATGCAAATTGTTTCATTAGTAAACCTGTAGAAATTAACGAGTTTATGGAAGCCATTTCAGGGATTGAGCAATTTTGGTTTAGCATTGTAAGTTTACCAAGAGTTAAAAAGTGA
- a CDS encoding DEAD/DEAH box helicase: protein MRFEELNIIAPILRALKEENYSEPTSIQEQAIPLLLQKNDIMASAQTGTGKTAAFAIPILQHLEKDNSNSKKIKSLILTPTRELAIQIGESFTTYGKYTSIRNTVIFGGVNQNKQTAAIRNGVDVLIATPGRLLDLMNQGFISLKDIQYFVLDEADRMLDMGFIHDIKKVIAVLPSKRQSLFFSATMPDTIVELSRKILINPKKIAVTPVSSTAETIQQYLYYTNKSTKKDLLLHILKDSKMDQVLLFDRTKHGADRIVKELKKKNISAAAIHGDKAQNQRQKALTQFKDKEIRVLVATDIAARGIDIDKLQYVINFDIPNVAETYVHRIGRSGRAGEAGVSISLCEPEENDYLKDIEKLINQKIPVVKDNPFPQTDKPMTTAEKKEFEKEKQRRKQEFFANRKKNGNRGGRR, encoded by the coding sequence ATGCGATTCGAAGAACTTAATATTATTGCGCCTATTTTAAGAGCGCTAAAAGAAGAAAATTATTCAGAACCTACTTCTATTCAAGAGCAAGCCATTCCATTATTGTTGCAAAAAAATGACATCATGGCAAGTGCCCAAACAGGGACAGGAAAAACCGCAGCTTTTGCAATTCCTATTCTACAGCATCTTGAGAAGGACAACTCAAATTCCAAAAAGATTAAGTCATTAATTTTGACCCCAACTCGGGAGTTAGCAATTCAAATTGGCGAAAGCTTTACAACCTACGGCAAATATACTTCCATCAGGAATACGGTGATTTTTGGAGGGGTAAATCAGAATAAACAAACAGCTGCTATCAGAAATGGAGTGGATGTGCTGATTGCAACGCCAGGTCGATTGTTGGATTTAATGAATCAAGGCTTTATTAGCCTGAAGGATATTCAGTATTTTGTATTAGATGAAGCCGACAGAATGTTGGATATGGGTTTTATCCATGATATTAAGAAAGTGATAGCTGTATTGCCTAGTAAAAGACAATCACTTTTCTTTTCTGCTACTATGCCCGATACTATAGTGGAGCTTTCAAGAAAGATTTTGATTAATCCGAAGAAAATTGCTGTTACCCCCGTTTCTTCGACTGCGGAAACTATTCAACAGTATTTATATTATACCAATAAATCTACAAAGAAAGACCTATTGCTGCATATTTTAAAAGATTCTAAAATGGATCAGGTTTTACTCTTTGACAGAACCAAACATGGTGCAGATCGAATTGTAAAAGAATTGAAGAAGAAGAATATTTCAGCAGCGGCAATTCATGGTGACAAAGCACAAAACCAAAGACAAAAAGCTTTAACGCAATTTAAAGATAAAGAAATCCGAGTTTTAGTGGCTACTGATATTGCGGCACGTGGAATCGATATTGATAAATTGCAGTATGTGATCAATTTCGATATCCCTAATGTGGCGGAAACGTATGTCCACAGAATTGGCCGATCAGGTAGAGCTGGTGAAGCGGGTGTTTCTATTTCTCTTTGCGAACCTGAAGAAAACGATTATCTGAAAGATATTGAAAAACTTATCAATCAAAAGATTCCTGTAGTTAAAGACAACCCATTTCCTCAAACGGATAAACCGATGACAACAGCGGAGAAAAAAGAATTTGAGAAAGAAAAGCAACGCAGAAAGCAGGAGTTTTTTGCCAATAGAAAGAAAAATGGAAATAGAGGAGGAAGAAGGTAA
- a CDS encoding response regulator, which yields MSKNLSRYDILVVEDNPGDYLLVEDFLDETNVTKSIKWAKDFKSATQILNDQEAHIDLIFLDLSLPDKHGEELINEIKNVSKNIPIIILTGYPDADFAIKTLSLGASDYLLKDVLNATVLHKSILYNIERNKIMVTLKESEQRYSDLFHFSPLPMWVFDKETLKFLDVNDAAIEHYGYSYEEFLKMDITKIRPNEELPALKNSIKKERKPHKNIFHGEFTHLKKNGEKIKVEIRSNSFQYKGRQAQIILVNDVTERKLHIEAVEKQNEILKDIAWTQSHVVRAPLARLMGLVQAMKDEKISESDKMIFYNHILKSADELDDIVKSVVNKSQEVNINNQTNA from the coding sequence ATGTCAAAGAACTTAAGCCGATATGATATATTAGTTGTGGAAGATAATCCTGGTGATTATCTTTTGGTAGAGGATTTTCTTGATGAAACCAATGTGACTAAAAGCATCAAATGGGCAAAAGATTTTAAGTCGGCAACACAAATACTTAATGATCAAGAGGCTCACATTGATTTGATATTTCTTGATCTTTCTCTTCCGGATAAACATGGAGAAGAATTAATCAATGAAATTAAAAATGTTTCTAAAAATATACCCATTATCATTTTAACTGGATATCCTGATGCAGATTTTGCTATAAAAACCTTGTCTTTGGGCGCATCTGACTATTTATTAAAAGATGTGTTAAATGCTACGGTACTTCATAAAAGCATTTTATATAATATTGAGCGAAATAAAATAATGGTGACTTTGAAGGAATCGGAGCAAAGGTATTCTGATCTATTTCATTTTAGTCCATTACCCATGTGGGTATTTGATAAGGAGACACTCAAATTTTTAGACGTAAACGATGCGGCCATAGAACATTATGGTTATTCTTATGAGGAATTTCTTAAAATGGATATTACTAAAATTAGGCCCAACGAGGAACTACCGGCATTGAAAAACTCTATAAAAAAAGAAAGAAAACCACATAAAAATATATTTCATGGTGAATTTACCCACTTAAAAAAGAATGGGGAAAAAATTAAGGTGGAAATACGGTCCAATAGTTTTCAATATAAAGGACGGCAAGCTCAAATTATATTAGTAAATGACGTCACAGAAAGGAAACTTCATATAGAGGCAGTTGAAAAACAAAACGAAATATTAAAAGACATTGCCTGGACCCAATCACATGTGGTAAGAGCACCCTTAGCTCGTTTAATGGGCTTGGTGCAAGCCATGAAGGATGAAAAGATTAGCGAAAGTGATAAAATGATTTTCTATAATCATATTTTGAAATCTGCTGACGAACTAGACGATATAGTGAAATCTGTGGTTAATAAGTCACAAGAAGTAAACATAAACAACCAGACAAATGCGTAA
- a CDS encoding J domain-containing protein has protein sequence MARTTKTYLESISVLGLTAGASLEEIKEAYRKLAKQYHPDVYKLDNGEKFKEISSAYYFLKKHPDPPLENEAYTPSAVTDYESRRKAYKARQRKKKANEAAQKAQMFEWLFAKVRLFVLVIFIFNSLLAVDYFLPLVFEEVHVLQMHTTKIMNRHGANDGSSRKDYSYEAELDNGLTFKFKQRELNKIDIDESLILGRSRIFNEAELLQDKNAKITVYNQYGVFRIFGLLIPASLSLVIAYFHFVENNDYKLTIFLLLILFFIIQLFLII, from the coding sequence ATGGCTAGAACAACAAAAACATATTTAGAGTCAATTTCAGTTTTGGGACTGACCGCTGGTGCTTCTTTGGAAGAGATAAAAGAGGCTTATCGGAAATTGGCCAAGCAGTATCATCCTGATGTTTATAAATTAGATAATGGGGAAAAGTTTAAAGAGATTAGTTCTGCATACTACTTCTTAAAAAAGCACCCTGATCCACCACTGGAAAATGAAGCTTACACACCTAGTGCTGTAACTGATTATGAAAGTAGAAGAAAAGCCTACAAAGCGAGACAAAGAAAAAAGAAAGCAAATGAAGCTGCTCAGAAGGCTCAAATGTTCGAATGGTTATTTGCCAAGGTAAGGCTTTTTGTTCTGGTGATTTTCATATTCAATAGCCTCTTAGCTGTAGACTACTTTCTCCCACTTGTATTTGAAGAAGTTCATGTATTACAGATGCATACAACAAAAATTATGAATCGACATGGAGCGAACGATGGGAGCTCGAGAAAAGATTACAGCTATGAAGCCGAATTAGATAATGGATTGACATTTAAATTTAAACAAAGAGAGCTAAATAAGATCGATATTGATGAATCGCTTATACTGGGAAGAAGCCGAATTTTTAATGAAGCAGAATTATTGCAAGATAAAAATGCTAAGATCACTGTTTATAATCAGTACGGTGTCTTTAGGATATTTGGATTATTAATTCCGGCCTCGCTATCTTTGGTAATAGCCTATTTTCACTTTGTGGAAAATAATGATTATAAACTGACTATATTTTTACTTCTAATTCTTTTTTTCATTATTCAGCTGTTTTTGATAATTTAG